The DNA region TGATCGCAATAAATCAAGGCCTAGGCCTGTCTTAGCGGAAAGGAAAACCTGACTCGGAATGCCCTCAGAATCGCGCACTAGGACAGCGCCTTCCGTAAAGGTCTGGGGCATCTGGTCAATCTTGTTCATGATCTCGATACGGGGAATGTCATCGGCCCCAATTTCCCTTAAAACAGCCTCAACTTCAGCCTTTTGCTCCCGTGCGACTGGGCTACAGGCGTCAATCACGTGCAGAATCAGGTCCGCGTGAATGGTTTCATCTAAGGTGGCCCTGAAGGCCTCTACCAGCTGGTGTGGTAACTCACGGATAAAACCTACTGTGTCGGAAACCACAATTGAACCCACACCCTCTAAATGGACTTTACGGGAGGTCGTATCCAGGGTTGCAAATAACTGATCTGCGGCATAAGTCCCTGCTTTTGTGAGGGAATTGAACAAGGTGGATTTACCAGCATTGGTGTAACCAACCAGAGAAACTGAAAAAACGTCCCTGCGGTTACGAGCCCTTCTTTGGGTTCTTTGCTGGCGCTGAAGCTTCTCCAACTCAGTCTCAAGACGCTTCGCCTTGGTTGCCAGCATCCGTCGATCGAGCTCCATCTGGGTTTCACCAGGACCGCCACGGACACCAATACCGCCGCGTTGACGCTCTAAGTGACTCCAGGCACGCACTAGCCTAGACATACGGTAGCGAACCTGGGCTAACTCAACCTGCGTTTTACCAATATGACTTTGCGCTCTTTGGCTAAAGATGTCCAAAATCAGGCCAGTACGATCCATTACATGGAACCCAATATGGCGCTCTAAATTGCGTTGCTGGGTTGGGGATAGCGGATGGTTGAAGATGACTAACTCGGCACCTTGCTCTTCCATTGCTTTTTTAACTTCGTTCGCCTTACCCGAGCCAATAAATAAAGCGGGATCCGTCTTACCCTTGCGGGCAATCACGCTGGTAATGGGTACAGAGCCGGCACTCTGTGCAAGCAGGCTGAGCTCTGCCATGCTGTCCGCAAAATCTTCACGGCCTGTATCGACACCAACTAAAACGGCACGCGCCGCATCTACACCGGTTTTAAACAGAGCTAACTTCTTCCGTGCGGAACTCCACTGCACGAGCAGGAACAATTGTAGAAATGGCGTGTTTATAGACCATCTGAGTTACGGTATTGCGCAAGAGCACTACGTATTGATCAAATGATTCAATATTGCCTTGGAGCTTGATGCCGTTGACAAGATAGATGGAGACAGGAACATGCTCTTTGCGCAAGGCATTGAGGAAAGGATCCTGTAGTAATTGGATTTTGCTGGTATTCATACTGCTCCTTAATGGTTTTTATTTGCTGTTGCTATTTTGGGAGTCTTGCTTTTTTTATTTATCGTTTTGCTGCTTATTTCACTACTTACTTCTACTGCTTGCTTTTACTGCCTACCTCCAACATAAGGGGGTCTGATAGTCAGAAATCAAGCCCCTTGCTTAAAACATAATTAAAACTGTAGCGCTATTTTTACTTTTTACTTCTTTTTACCTTTTTTACCTTTGTCCGCATCAACGTAAGGGTTTTTAGCGGTATTCATCTGAATGCGCAATGGAGTGCCGCGTAACTTGAAGACTTCTCTAAAACGACCCTCTAGGTAGCGCTTGTAGCTATCGGTTACGCCACTCAAAGAGGTTCCATGAATCACCACAATAGGAGGATTCATGCCGCCTTGGTGGGCATAGCGCAATTTTGGACGGCCCATACCCACACGCTTAGGCTGCTGGTGCTCGATGGCATCTTGCAAAATGCGGGTGAGTTTCGGGGTTGGCAATTTCGCCATGGCTGCGGCATAAGCTAGATCAACGTCCTTAAATAGCTCTTTGAGGCCGGTGCCCTTCTTAGCAGAAATCGGGTGTACGTTTGCAAAATCAAGGAAGCGTAATTTTTGAGCAATCTCTAAACGCGCGCGCTCTTTAACGTAAGTATCAAGACCGTCCCACTTGTTCACAGCAACAACTAATGCACGCCCTGCCTCCACAATAAATCCAGCAATATGAGCATCTTGCTCAGAAATATCCTGCTGGGCATCGAGCATCAAAATCACCACATTGCAATCAGCAATCGCTTGCAATGTTTTAACAACGGAGAATTTCTCAATCGCTTCAAATACTTTACCGCGACGGCGCAGACCTGCAGTGTCCACCAAGATATAAGGCTTGCCATTACGCTCAAATGGAACTTCGATTGCATCACGGGTAGTACCTGGCATATCAAATGCAATCACGCGCTCTTCACCGATCAATTTATTGATCAGGGTAGATTTACCCACGTTAGGACGACCCACTACCGCAATCTTCATCGGGCGATTAGGATCGTTTTCTTGTTCTTCTGGTTCTGGCTCTGGAATGCCTAAAGAATCTAAAGCATCATCAATCAGACCACGTACACCATCACCGTGCGCTGATGAGATCGGAAATGGCTCTCCTAAACCCAGCTCATGAAAGTCCGCAGTAACCACGCCAGCCTGCATACCTTCAGTTTTGTTCACTGCCAGGATGATCGGTCTACCCGTCTTGCGCAAGAAATCCGCAATCACGCGATCTTGTGGAGCCATCCCCAAACGACCATCTACCAAGAAAATAATGATGTCGGATTCAGCAACAGCTTGCTTGGTTTGCTTGGCCATCTCGGCAACAATGCCGGTCTTGGCTACAGGCTCAAAACCACCGGTGTCTACACAAATAAACGCACGTTCGCCAATGCGGCCTTTACCGTAGTGACGGTCGCGGGTCAGACCCGAGAAGTCAGCAACCAAAGCATCACGTGAACGCGTTAAGCGATTAAAGAGTGTCGATTTACCAACGTTAGGACGACCGACAATAGTGATTACTGGATTCATTTTGGACTGTACGCCGCTAGTTTTCCACCTTGAGACTGAACCAAGATGAGGCCGTTCACCGCAATCGGTGCGGCTGTGATGGGACTACTGTCATGACGAATGCGTGCCAGCATTTCACCATTCGCTTGTGAGAGTGCATGCACATAACCTTGCGCATCACCAAGAAGTAATACTTTACCAATAGCCATCGGCTCGCCGACATCTCTAAATGTCAGCTGCGTATTTTCCCAAGCTTGTGAACCATCTTTCACCGCAAATGCAGTGACATGGGATTTTTCGTTTGAGGAAAAAACTAAATCAGGACTTTGCGCTGTGCCGGTATAGCTTGAATAATCTTTGAACCACAATAAATTACCTGTGCGCGCTTGACCACAACCAATTCGACCTTGATAAGAGACGGCGCAAATGATTTCGCCTTCCATACTTGGTTTAGCTGTTACATCATTGAGGCGTTCGATTTCAGAAAATCCTTTTGGAAACGAAACTGGGGTTTCCCAGACGAGTCCCCCATTTGCAATCGCAATCATGCCAAAGCGACCACCAGAAAACCCAGTCACAATCACCTCATTACCAATGGCAAGCATGCCGTAGCCAACACGCAATGACAGCGCAGACTGTTGACGTTGATAAGTCCACTTGCGCACGCCTGTCTGCGTATCAAAACCAACAAAGCGATTATCTAAGGTACGAATGATGACAACACCGCCAGCAACGACTGGCTCTGATAAGACCTCACTGCCAACGCTCACATTCCAAATAGCCTTACCCGTATCGTCGTAGGCATAGACCGTTCCTTTGGTGGTGACTACTGCTGTAGTGCGACCATCCGATCCAGGCCCAATCGATAGGCGATCTGGCACAGATACTTCCCATACTTTTTGACCACTGCGTAAATCAATCTTGGCGAGATTACCGCGATGAGAAGCGGCATAAACAGCATCACCCGCTACTGCAGGATGAAAATTAAACGGCTCAGATGAACCTACGCTAGTTGTCCATACGGGAGTAAAGTCAAATTGATTGCTAACAGGCACTAGCTCCGCAGGCTTACGTACACGCGAGCTGCCTGAACAAGCTACTAGGGCCACTACCACGGAGCCCAGTACTAAAGCTGTACTTGCTAGTTTTGCTACGCGTTTGCAATCCATCATCACTGAGCTACTCCTCCGACCGCATCTAATTTAACCTTCAAGAGACGACGCGCCTCTTCAGGGAATTCTTTTGCATCATTTAAATGCTTCCAAGCAGCTTCATAGCTCTTGCGTGCATCAGCCGTATTCTTTTGCGCTAAATACCAATCGCCGCGACGCTCTAACCACAAGGCCTCAAAACCGGAGATGGGTTTTTCTTTCAGGATTGCATCCGCTTCTGCAAAATCTTTTTCTGTACCAAGCTCAATTAACTGGGCGGTGAGGCGTAATTTGGCTAATGCTAAATATCCCTGGTCAGATGAATTCTTCGTAGCCCAGCGCAAATAATCCATCGCTTTTGCCGAGTCACCCGCATCGGAGGCAATCTTCGCAGCTACTAAACTGGACATTGCAGCATAGGGTGTACCAGAAAACTGTTTTTGCAAATCATCGGCGGCACGTAAAGTTTGATCTTTATCGCTCTTGTTGATGGCAGTAACCATAGTCTCGTATAACTGAGATGCCGCTGCAGCTTGGCTAGTACGCCACCATTGATATCCGCTATACCCTGCATAGGCAAATAAAGCAGCCGTAATCACACTAGTAATCAGGTTGCGATACTTTTGCCAAAACGCTTTAAGTTGATCTAATTGTTCTTGTTCTTCTAGGTCTAAAGGCATGTCAATCCAAGCAAATAAATACAGTATTAATAATCAATGTCTTAATTCTATTCGGTGGCGCCAACAATGGCATCAATTACTGCTTCTACAACGCTGTCGAGGTCTACTGCCTTCTGTACACCGGTGCTACGCAAATCTTTGAGCTGAGCCTCATTCTTAGCCAATTCATCTGGCCCAATGATGACAGCATAGGCTGCCCCACTCGAATCCGCCTTCTTCATTTGTGATTTAAAGCTGGCAGTCTGACCATCGGGTGGGCAAAACAGGATGACATCGATACCCGCATTACGTAGGCGCTCAGCAATAATCATGGCCGCAGTCAGGGTTTCACCGCCCTGGTGAATTACAAACGCATCGCATTGAGCTTGTGCTTCTGGCAAAGACCCCGAAACCTTCATCAGCTCCAAGACTCGCTCCATTCCCATTGCCCAACCGCAAGCTGGAGCAGCTTTACCACCCATACGTTCAATCAAGGGGTCATAGCGACCGCCACCAGCAATCGTGCCTTGAGCCCCTAACTCTTCGGTAATCCACTCGAAGACAGTCAGATTGTAGTAATCCAAACCACGCACTAGACGGGGGTTGATTTTGCAAGGGATGTTATTGGCCTTGAGTAATGCTTGCACGGCCTCAAAATGCTGAAGTGATTCTTCGCCCAAAAAATCCAATAACTTGGGTGCGCCTTCAATCAAATCTTGCATTGCCGGATTCTTAGAATCCAAGATGCGCAATGGGTTCGTTAATAAACGGCGCTGCGAATCTTCATCGAGCTGCTCTTTGTTTTTATCGAAGTACGTTACTAAAGCAGCACGATGTTCTGCACGCTCAGGAGCTTGCCCCAAAGAATTAATCTCTAGACGCACACCCTTCAGACCTAGCTCATCCCAAAGGCGTTGGCCCATCAAAATGATTTCTGCATCGATATCTGGGCCAGCAAAGCCCATGGCTTCAATACCGAATTGATGAAACTGGCGATAGCGACCACGCTGTGGACGCTCATGGCGGAACATCGGTCCGATGTACCAAAGACGCTTTGGTCCTTCGTACAGTAAATTGTTTTCAACCACGGCGCGCACGACAGCGGCAGTGCCTTCTGGACGCAATGTGAGTTGCTCACCATTCAGGCGGTCTTCAAACGAATACATTTCTTTTTCAACAATATCGGTGACTTCACCGATACCACGCTGAAATACTGCAGTCGCCTCAACAATCGGAGTGCGTAAGAATTCATAGCCGTAGGCACGTGTGAGGTCACGCAAAACATGCTCTAAATGTGTCCACTGAGCAGCATCTGCCGGCAAGAGATCATTCATGCCGCGCACGCCATTAATTTTCTGAATCTTTTGCGCTTTAGCTGGATTTGCCTGGTCTGTCATGAGGTGCTTTAGTGGATTTCTTTTTTATTGTTACTTCGGAGCGTAGTTCTGTTTGACGTACTCATCGACAATGACCTGAAACTCTTGAGCAATATTCTCGCCACGCAAAGTTTTGAATTTGACACCATCCACGAATACCGGTGCAGCAGGAGTCTCGCCAGTACCCGGCAATGAGATGCCAATATTGGCATGCTTACTCTCACCTGGGCCATTGACAATACAACCCATCACAGCCACATTCATAGCCTCAACACCTGGATGGGTTTTTTTCCATACTGGCATTTGTTGACGTAGATACGATTGAATATCAGCTGCTAGCTCTTGAAAGGTGGTACTCGTCGTTCTGCCACAACCCGGACAAGCAATCACCATGGGTGTGAAATTACGCAATCCCATGGTTTGCAAAATCTCTTGAGCCACAATGATTTCATTCTCTCGTGGCGCACCTGGGTCAGGCGTTAAGGAAACACGAATGGTGTCGCCAATACCCTCTTGCAATAAGATTCCCAATGCAGCAGTAGAAGAAACAATCCCTTTGCTTCCCATGCCTGCCTCGGTTAAGCCTAAATGCAATGGGTAATCTGAGCGATTGGCAAGATCACGGTACACCGCTACCAAATCTTGGACATTACTAACTTTGCAAGACAAAATAATTTGGTTTGGGTTCATACCAAACTCCACTGCTTTTTCAGCGGACTGCAAAGCTGACTGAATCAAAGCCTCAATCATGACCTCTTGCGCAGTCTTGGGAACTGGCAGTGCTGCATTGGCATCCATGATGCTGGCTAGCAAGTCTTGATCCAAGCTACCCCAGTTCACGCCAATCCGAATCGGCTTGTCGTATGTGCAGGCCGCCTCAATCATTTGCGCAAATTGCGGATCACGTTTAGCGCCCTTACCTACGTTACCGGGATTAATTCGATACTTTGATAAAGCCTTGGCACACTCAGGATAATCTTTTAAGAGGGTGTGACCGTTGTAGTGAAAGTCACCAATCAATGGCACCAAGACATCCATCTTGTCTAACTGCTCACGAATATAAGGAACTGCTGCAGCCGCAGCTGGCGTATCCACAGTAATGCGCACCATCTCTGAACCAGCTCGGGCCAATTCCTTGACCTGAATAGCGGTACCGACTGCATCAGCAGTGTCGGTATTGGTCATCGATTGCACGCGCACTGGCGCATTGCCACCAATCGTAATGATGTTGGTTTTCCAGGCAACCGTTGCCTGACGTGTTTCCCGCTTTGGCGATGGGCCTAATGGCAGCTGAGGAGGATTGCTAGATGTATCACTCATAGGACTCTTTTTATAAATTAGTCGTCTAATCTTTTAAGCCATTGCACTGGGTGCTCGGCTTGGTACTCTTGCTCTTCTTCATCATGATCTTCAAGACTATCGGTTTCATCATCTTGACCCAGATGAATCTGCTTGTCATGCACGGCACGCTCACGCACCTTAGTACGGTCAACTACATCACCTGCTAATTGACCACAGGCTGCGGCAATATCATCGCCACGGGTTTTGCGTACCGTAGCCACCATACCTGCGTCTAACAAAATGCTGGCAAAGGCATGGACGCGCTGCTCTGATGAGCGTTTTAATCCAGACTCTGGGAATGGATTAAACGGAATCAGATTAATTTTGCACTTGATGTTTGCCAATAAACGCACTAGTTCTTTTGCCTGAATGTCAGAGTCATTAACGCCATCAAGCATGCAATATTCAAAGGTTAAGAAATCTCTTGGGGCAAAGGGTAAATACCGTTCGCACGCAGCAAGTAATTCTCTTAAGGGATATTTTTGATTAAGCGGGACGAGTTGATCGCGTAGCTTATCGTTTGGTGCATGTAATGACACCGCCAAAGCAACTGGGCAATCTTGTGCCAAGCGATCAATCATCGGGACTACGCCAGAAGTGGAGAGAGTCACGCGACGACGCGATAAACCATAGGCTCTGTCATCAAGCATCAAACGTAAAGCAGTTATCACGTTGTCATAGTTGAGTAGCGGTTCACCCATGCCCATTAACACCACATTGGAGATCACGCGACCGGTGTGTTCCCAACCTGGTGTTGGGTATTTCTCAATACGGCGAACTGCATTTGGATCAGAGCGGAGTAAATGCTCTGCAAACCAGAGTTGACCAATGATTTCACCGGCGGTGAGGTTGCGCGAGAAGCCTTGATGTCCGGTTGAGCAAAAACGGCAATTGACTGCACAACCAGCCTGAGATGAAATGCACAAGGTGCCACGATCATCTTCAGGAATAAATACGGACTCGACAGCATTTCCAGCGCCAACATCGAGCAACCATTTACGGGTGCCATCGGCTGCATGCTCGTCTTTAATTATTGGAAGAGAAAGAACTTCCGCCTTGTCGAGCAGGGTTGCTCTAAAGCTTTTTGCTAAGTCACTCATGTCGTTAATGTTGGAAACACCGCGTTGGTGGATCCACTGCAAGAGTTGCTTCGCCCGAAAGGGCTTTTCATTCAACCCCGCGACATACGCTGCCATTTGGTCAGCGTCAAAATCTAAGAGATTTACGCGCGGGGAGGTCAATGCGCCTACTTATGTATTAAATAGCTTTTTCGTTTTCAATCGTGAATTAACGATTGAAAACGTTCATACCAGCGAAGAAGAATGCAACTTCGACAGCAGCAGTTTCAGGAGCGTCAGAGCCATGAACTGCGTTTGCATCGATGCTGTCAGCAAAGTCAGCACGGATAGTGCCTTTGTCTGCCTTCTTAGGATCGGTAGCGCCCATCAAGTCGCGATTCTTAGCAATTGCGCCTTCGCCTTCTAATACCTGAATCATGACAGGGCCAGAGATCATGAAGCTCACTAAATCTTTAAAGAAAGGACGTGCTGCATGAACACCGTAGAACTGCTCAGCTTCAGCTTGTGACAAATGCGCCATTCTGGACGCAATAATCTTCAAACCAGCAGACTCGAAACGGTCATAGATCTTGCCGATCACGTTTTTTGCTACAGCGTCAGGTTTGATGATAGAAAGGGTGCGTTCAATAGCCATGTAAAACTCCAATAGTGATTTCAAAGATTTTGCTGAAATGGCGCTGATTTGGGTCCAGAGAGAAGTTCTCCCCTACTTCCTACAACGCGCCAGGATTTCGGCGACCCCCAAATTATACATCGGCTGACCGTATTTACCCTGATCCTAGCGTGGCTAAGCCCTTGAATTTACAGGGCATAACCCTTTAAGTTGTAGTCCTTTTCATGGGGGGCTTGAAATTACCCCATTTTGTCTATACTTAGTGTCAACAGCCCCTAGTGGGCTCGTGTATTTACTTTGAAAAAAGGAGTCAATATGAGCGATCTTAACTCTTACGGCTTTGGGCAAACTGGCTCGATTAGCACCCCTCAAGTACGCAACCGCGTACTGCGCAACACTTACGCCCTTTTGGCGCTCTCGATGGTTCCTACTGTCATCGGCGCATGGCTTGGCGTTGCTTTTGGGCTTAACTTCATGGCAGGCAGTCCTTTCCTAGGCTTCATCGTCTTTATGGCAATCGCTTTTGGCTTCTTTTGGGCGATTGAGAAAAACAAAGACACTGGGGCAGGCGTTCTGCTGCTTTTAGGCTTCACCTTCTTCATGGGCATCATGATGTCCGGCCTAGTTGGCTACACCTTAAATAGCTACAGCAATGGCGCTACCTTGATCATGCTTGCCTTTGGCGGAACAGCTGCAATTTTTGCTGTTATGGCATCCATTGCTACTGTGAGCAAGAGCGACTTCTCGGGCATGGGCAAATGGTTGATGGTAGGTGTACTACTCTTGATCGTGGCTTCATTGGCCAACATCTGGCTGCAACTACCAGCTTTGATGCTCACTGTGATGATTCTCGCAATTGCGATCTTCTCAGCTTTCATCTTGGTTGATGTACAGCGCATCATCAACGGTGGCGAAACCAACTACGTCATGGCTACTTTAGCTATCTACCTAGATGTCTATAACGTCTTCACCAACTTGCTCGCACTCTTGGGCATTGTGGGTGGCAACAGAGACTAAGCATTATTTAAGCTTCAATAGAAAAGGCGCCTGCGGGCGCCTTTTTCTTTACCTAGATTACAAACTACTGAGCTCTCAGACTCTTTCAAATACCGCCATCGACTCCACGTGTGAAGTGTGAGGGAACATATTGACGATACCTGCACTCTTGAGGGTATAGCCAGCTTGGTGACACAAGATCTCCGTATCCCTAGCTAAGGTTTTGGGATTACAGGAGACATAGACAATACGTTGCGGTGGCAGATCACTACCCCCCTTGTGTAATTGAGCTAGGGCTTGGCAGATCTCCATCGCGCCTTCACGTGGCGGATCCATTAACCAGCACTCAGCTTTACCCCATGAAGCAATCGTTTCTGTTGTAACTTCAAACAAATTACTTTGCATAAAGCTGGCTTTATCAGTGAGCTGATTGTGCTCCGCATTAGCTTTGGCTCTGGTGGTCAAGCTTTCTAAACCCTCAATGCCTAGGACTGTGTTTGCCCGTCTTGCGAGCGGTAAGGTGAAATTGCCAATGCCGCAGAATAAGTCGAGTACTCGATCACTTGCCTGAACATCTAAGAGACGGATCGCCCTGCTGACCAAAGCGCGATTCATCATATGATTAACTTGTGTGAAATCCGCTGGCTTAAAGGGCATCTCGATTTCAAACTCAGGCAGCCGGTAACAAAGCTTGCCTGTTAGAGGGTAGAACGGTGCAACAGTCTCTATTCCTTTGGGCTGCAACCAAATCCAAACCTGATATTGATCAGCAAAGTCTCTGAGTAACTGCTCATCTGCTGGTGTAAGTGGCAGGAGGTTTCTGAATACCAAGGCAGTGACGGGCTTTGTTTTTTTAGGATCATCTGAATTAGGATCCTCAGGTTCACCTACAGCGATTTCGATTTGTGGCATACGATCTACGATCGATAGACCCATCACCAATTTACGCATCTCTGGCAATAAATCAGACACATGCTTAGGCAAAATCTCGCAAGCAGTCATATC from Polynucleobacter sp. AP-Elch-400A-B2 includes:
- the rlmD gene encoding 23S rRNA (uracil(1939)-C(5))-methyltransferase RlmD, whose protein sequence is MRRGEKPVNIVVTEPVRVDSLDLDAQGIARLASNEGEAAQGQSGKVIFIQGALPTELVTYIVTRDKARFSKAKVLDILKPAVFRAEPKCKAFGICGGCTMQHLDIRAQVAMKQRVLEDDLKHIAKVTPEEILRPMGGPAWEYRHRARLSAVNRSIKKGTVLIGFHEGKSGYVADMTACEILPKHVSDLLPEMRKLVMGLSIVDRMPQIEIAVGEPEDPNSDDPKKTKPVTALVFRNLLPLTPADEQLLRDFADQYQVWIWLQPKGIETVAPFYPLTGKLCYRLPEFEIEMPFKPADFTQVNHMMNRALVSRAIRLLDVQASDRVLDLFCGIGNFTLPLARRANTVLGIEGLESLTTRAKANAEHNQLTDKASFMQSNLFEVTTETIASWGKAECWLMDPPREGAMEICQALAQLHKGGSDLPPQRIVYVSCNPKTLARDTEILCHQAGYTLKSAGIVNMFPHTSHVESMAVFERV
- the rlmN gene encoding 23S rRNA (adenine(2503)-C(2))-methyltransferase RlmN, coding for MAAYVAGLNEKPFRAKQLLQWIHQRGVSNINDMSDLAKSFRATLLDKAEVLSLPIIKDEHAADGTRKWLLDVGAGNAVESVFIPEDDRGTLCISSQAGCAVNCRFCSTGHQGFSRNLTAGEIIGQLWFAEHLLRSDPNAVRRIEKYPTPGWEHTGRVISNVVLMGMGEPLLNYDNVITALRLMLDDRAYGLSRRRVTLSTSGVVPMIDRLAQDCPVALAVSLHAPNDKLRDQLVPLNQKYPLRELLAACERYLPFAPRDFLTFEYCMLDGVNDSDIQAKELVRLLANIKCKINLIPFNPFPESGLKRSSEQRVHAFASILLDAGMVATVRKTRGDDIAAACGQLAGDVVDRTKVRERAVHDKQIHLGQDDETDSLEDHDEEEQEYQAEHPVQWLKRLDD
- the der gene encoding ribosome biogenesis GTPase Der, whose amino-acid sequence is MNPVITIVGRPNVGKSTLFNRLTRSRDALVADFSGLTRDRHYGKGRIGERAFICVDTGGFEPVAKTGIVAEMAKQTKQAVAESDIIIFLVDGRLGMAPQDRVIADFLRKTGRPIILAVNKTEGMQAGVVTADFHELGLGEPFPISSAHGDGVRGLIDDALDSLGIPEPEPEEQENDPNRPMKIAVVGRPNVGKSTLINKLIGEERVIAFDMPGTTRDAIEVPFERNGKPYILVDTAGLRRRGKVFEAIEKFSVVKTLQAIADCNVVILMLDAQQDISEQDAHIAGFIVEAGRALVVAVNKWDGLDTYVKERARLEIAQKLRFLDFANVHPISAKKGTGLKELFKDVDLAYAAAMAKLPTPKLTRILQDAIEHQQPKRVGMGRPKLRYAHQGGMNPPIVVIHGTSLSGVTDSYKRYLEGRFREVFKLRGTPLRIQMNTAKNPYVDADKGKKGKKK
- a CDS encoding tetratricopeptide repeat protein — translated: MPLDLEEQEQLDQLKAFWQKYRNLITSVITAALFAYAGYSGYQWWRTSQAAAASQLYETMVTAINKSDKDQTLRAADDLQKQFSGTPYAAMSSLVAAKIASDAGDSAKAMDYLRWATKNSSDQGYLALAKLRLTAQLIELGTEKDFAEADAILKEKPISGFEALWLERRGDWYLAQKNTADARKSYEAAWKHLNDAKEFPEEARRLLKVKLDAVGGVAQ
- the hflX gene encoding GTPase HflX, with the translated sequence MQWSSARKKLALFKTGVDAARAVLVGVDTGREDFADSMAELSLLAQSAGSVPITSVIARKGKTDPALFIGSGKANEVKKAMEEQGAELVIFNHPLSPTQQRNLERHIGFHVMDRTGLILDIFSQRAQSHIGKTQVELAQVRYRMSRLVRAWSHLERQRGGIGVRGGPGETQMELDRRMLATKAKRLETELEKLQRQQRTQRRARNRRDVFSVSLVGYTNAGKSTLFNSLTKAGTYAADQLFATLDTTSRKVHLEGVGSIVVSDTVGFIRELPHQLVEAFRATLDETIHADLILHVIDACSPVAREQKAEVEAVLREIGADDIPRIEIMNKIDQMPQTFTEGAVLVRDSEGIPSQVFLSAKTGLGLDLLRSALAECSQMTDRIRVELNRAKVQMDSGEFLAPLPERPETSEFNPIPNRKYSPNDA
- the hisS gene encoding histidine--tRNA ligase, which codes for MTDQANPAKAQKIQKINGVRGMNDLLPADAAQWTHLEHVLRDLTRAYGYEFLRTPIVEATAVFQRGIGEVTDIVEKEMYSFEDRLNGEQLTLRPEGTAAVVRAVVENNLLYEGPKRLWYIGPMFRHERPQRGRYRQFHQFGIEAMGFAGPDIDAEIILMGQRLWDELGLKGVRLEINSLGQAPERAEHRAALVTYFDKNKEQLDEDSQRRLLTNPLRILDSKNPAMQDLIEGAPKLLDFLGEESLQHFEAVQALLKANNIPCKINPRLVRGLDYYNLTVFEWITEELGAQGTIAGGGRYDPLIERMGGKAAPACGWAMGMERVLELMKVSGSLPEAQAQCDAFVIHQGGETLTAAMIIAERLRNAGIDVILFCPPDGQTASFKSQMKKADSSGAAYAVIIGPDELAKNEAQLKDLRSTGVQKAVDLDSVVEAVIDAIVGATE
- the ndk gene encoding nucleoside-diphosphate kinase, translated to MAIERTLSIIKPDAVAKNVIGKIYDRFESAGLKIIASRMAHLSQAEAEQFYGVHAARPFFKDLVSFMISGPVMIQVLEGEGAIAKNRDLMGATDPKKADKGTIRADFADSIDANAVHGSDAPETAAVEVAFFFAGMNVFNR
- the hfq gene encoding RNA chaperone Hfq, with product MNTSKIQLLQDPFLNALRKEHVPVSIYLVNGIKLQGNIESFDQYVVLLRNTVTQMVYKHAISTIVPARAVEFRTEEVSSV
- a CDS encoding Bax inhibitor-1 family protein; the protein is MSDLNSYGFGQTGSISTPQVRNRVLRNTYALLALSMVPTVIGAWLGVAFGLNFMAGSPFLGFIVFMAIAFGFFWAIEKNKDTGAGVLLLLGFTFFMGIMMSGLVGYTLNSYSNGATLIMLAFGGTAAIFAVMASIATVSKSDFSGMGKWLMVGVLLLIVASLANIWLQLPALMLTVMILAIAIFSAFILVDVQRIINGGETNYVMATLAIYLDVYNVFTNLLALLGIVGGNRD
- the bamB gene encoding outer membrane protein assembly factor BamB; this encodes MMDCKRVAKLASTALVLGSVVVALVACSGSSRVRKPAELVPVSNQFDFTPVWTTSVGSSEPFNFHPAVAGDAVYAASHRGNLAKIDLRSGQKVWEVSVPDRLSIGPGSDGRTTAVVTTKGTVYAYDDTGKAIWNVSVGSEVLSEPVVAGGVVIIRTLDNRFVGFDTQTGVRKWTYQRQQSALSLRVGYGMLAIGNEVIVTGFSGGRFGMIAIANGGLVWETPVSFPKGFSEIERLNDVTAKPSMEGEIICAVSYQGRIGCGQARTGNLLWFKDYSSYTGTAQSPDLVFSSNEKSHVTAFAVKDGSQAWENTQLTFRDVGEPMAIGKVLLLGDAQGYVHALSQANGEMLARIRHDSSPITAAPIAVNGLILVQSQGGKLAAYSPK
- the ispG gene encoding flavodoxin-dependent (E)-4-hydroxy-3-methylbut-2-enyl-diphosphate synthase; its protein translation is MSDTSSNPPQLPLGPSPKRETRQATVAWKTNIITIGGNAPVRVQSMTNTDTADAVGTAIQVKELARAGSEMVRITVDTPAAAAAVPYIREQLDKMDVLVPLIGDFHYNGHTLLKDYPECAKALSKYRINPGNVGKGAKRDPQFAQMIEAACTYDKPIRIGVNWGSLDQDLLASIMDANAALPVPKTAQEVMIEALIQSALQSAEKAVEFGMNPNQIILSCKVSNVQDLVAVYRDLANRSDYPLHLGLTEAGMGSKGIVSSTAALGILLQEGIGDTIRVSLTPDPGAPRENEIIVAQEILQTMGLRNFTPMVIACPGCGRTTSTTFQELAADIQSYLRQQMPVWKKTHPGVEAMNVAVMGCIVNGPGESKHANIGISLPGTGETPAAPVFVDGVKFKTLRGENIAQEFQVIVDEYVKQNYAPK